Proteins encoded in a region of the Candidatus Margulisiibacteriota bacterium genome:
- a CDS encoding NAD(+)/NADH kinase, giving the protein MKTVGIISKLEDRLIAATAAKVAQELKGRGFAVNLAKADFVVTLGGDGTILRAARLLARKGTPILGVHLGGVGFMSEIELKELTAAIEQIKRGDYRLDERIMLEADLGRKKVTALNDIVIGKSGISRVIKFELEGISKYTADGMIFATATGSTAYNLAAGGPLLAPRAKSLIISPICCHSLNTRSLVLEGPVTLRLDRGDEVILTADGQQTLPVRVGNRVIIKKAAEKTRFIRLKEYDFFGRVRETFGLGEY; this is encoded by the coding sequence ATGAAAACCGTCGGCATAATCAGCAAGCTTGAGGACCGTTTAATTGCCGCGACCGCGGCGAAGGTCGCGCAAGAACTTAAAGGGCGGGGTTTCGCGGTCAATTTGGCCAAAGCCGATTTCGTGGTCACCCTGGGCGGCGATGGGACGATCCTGCGGGCGGCCCGTCTTTTGGCCCGGAAAGGAACGCCGATCTTAGGGGTTCATCTTGGGGGGGTCGGCTTCATGTCGGAAATCGAGCTGAAAGAGCTGACGGCGGCGATTGAGCAGATCAAAAGGGGAGACTACCGGTTAGATGAACGGATCATGCTGGAGGCCGACCTCGGCCGGAAAAAAGTGACCGCCCTCAACGACATTGTGATCGGTAAAAGCGGGATTTCCCGGGTGATTAAGTTCGAGTTGGAAGGGATCTCCAAATACACCGCTGATGGGATGATCTTCGCCACGGCGACCGGTTCGACCGCTTATAATCTGGCGGCCGGCGGGCCGCTTTTGGCCCCGCGAGCGAAAAGCCTGATCATCTCTCCGATCTGCTGCCACAGTTTAAATACCCGTTCGCTGGTCCTGGAGGGGCCGGTGACGCTGCGCCTTGACCGTGGCGACGAAGTGATCTTGACCGCCGACGGACAACAGACTTTGCCGGTGAGAGTTGGAAATAGAGTGATAATTAAAAAAGCGGCGGAGAAAACGCGTTTCATCAGACTGAAGGAATATGATTTTTTTGGCCGGGTTAGAGAAACATTCGGACTGGGCGAATATTAG
- a CDS encoding TlyA family RNA methyltransferase: protein MKKRLDQLLIDQGLADSPAKAQAVVLAGLVYVNGQKADKSGVAYPEEATIELKGAPHPYVGRGGLKLAGALDHFQIDVTGRTALDVGASTGGFTDCLLQRGAAKVFAVDVGYGQLAWKLRQDPRVVTLERENIRDLAPEKLEPGPLPNLAVIDVSFISLGKVLPAVYNLLAERAEVVALIKPQFEARREQVGAGGIVRDEAVRQEVVARVKMEAEAIGFKAKGVINSPIEGADGNVEFLIHLEK, encoded by the coding sequence ATGAAAAAACGCCTCGACCAACTCTTGATCGACCAGGGACTGGCCGATTCGCCGGCTAAAGCGCAGGCGGTCGTCCTGGCCGGGCTGGTTTATGTAAATGGACAAAAAGCCGATAAATCGGGCGTTGCCTATCCTGAAGAAGCAACAATCGAGCTTAAGGGGGCGCCTCATCCATATGTCGGCCGGGGCGGCTTGAAATTGGCCGGAGCGCTCGATCATTTCCAGATCGATGTTACGGGCCGAACGGCGCTTGACGTCGGCGCTTCGACGGGGGGCTTTACCGACTGCTTGCTCCAGCGGGGAGCGGCCAAGGTTTTTGCCGTTGACGTCGGTTACGGCCAGCTGGCCTGGAAACTGCGGCAGGACCCGCGGGTCGTGACTTTGGAGCGGGAAAATATCCGCGATCTGGCGCCGGAAAAACTGGAACCCGGACCGCTGCCAAATCTTGCGGTCATCGACGTTTCTTTTATCTCCCTAGGCAAAGTTTTGCCGGCGGTCTATAATTTGCTCGCCGAGCGGGCCGAGGTTGTCGCTTTGATCAAGCCCCAGTTTGAAGCCCGGCGCGAACAGGTCGGCGCCGGCGGGATCGTCCGGGATGAGGCGGTTCGCCAGGAAGTCGTGGCGAGGGTTAAGATGGAGGCCGAGGCAATAGGCTTTAAGGCTAAGGGAGTGATCAACTCCCCGATCGAAGGAGCGGACGGTAATGTTGAATTTCTCATCCACCTCGAAAAATGA
- the galT gene encoding galactose-1-phosphate uridylyltransferase, whose amino-acid sequence MPELRQNPATKEWVIIATERAKRPEELGSGVCPPSESSRQNCPFCPGKESLTPGEILAYRAFGTQVDTPGWWIRIIPNKFAALAPDSQNRERTRVLDFFSMMNGLGEHEVIIESPIHDQMIATMEEKQVEELFLAYRERFITLSKDPQYEMIIIFKNHGIAAGTSLHHPHSQLIATPITPMHIRHRLEESMRYFDDNGKCVYCVMIEKERADKSRVIMETDNFIALSPFAARSPFELEVFPKKHDSSFDAISAVDAKELAFVMRTILKKMYVSLNNPDYNFVINSAPCHEKDVEYFHWYIQILPRVSAMAGFELGSGIYINTMIPEEAAKYLRSVQAG is encoded by the coding sequence ATGCCAGAGCTGCGTCAGAACCCGGCCACCAAGGAATGGGTGATTATCGCGACCGAGCGGGCCAAGCGGCCGGAAGAACTTGGATCGGGGGTTTGCCCGCCCAGCGAATCGTCGCGGCAGAATTGTCCTTTTTGTCCGGGTAAAGAGAGTTTGACTCCCGGCGAGATCCTCGCTTACCGCGCATTCGGGACGCAAGTTGATACGCCCGGCTGGTGGATCCGGATCATCCCCAATAAATTTGCCGCCCTGGCTCCCGATAGTCAAAACCGCGAACGGACCAGGGTCCTCGATTTTTTCAGCATGATGAACGGTTTAGGCGAACATGAAGTCATCATCGAATCGCCGATCCACGACCAAATGATCGCGACCATGGAAGAGAAGCAGGTCGAAGAGCTTTTCCTCGCTTATCGGGAGCGTTTCATCACCTTATCCAAAGACCCGCAGTATGAGATGATCATCATTTTTAAAAATCATGGGATCGCGGCCGGGACCTCGCTCCACCATCCGCATTCCCAGCTGATCGCCACGCCGATCACCCCGATGCATATCCGCCACCGGCTGGAAGAATCGATGCGCTACTTCGACGACAACGGGAAATGCGTTTACTGCGTGATGATCGAGAAGGAGCGGGCGGACAAATCGCGGGTCATTATGGAAACTGATAATTTTATCGCGCTCTCTCCTTTTGCCGCCCGCTCGCCTTTCGAGCTCGAGGTTTTTCCCAAGAAACACGACTCATCCTTTGACGCGATCTCGGCCGTCGACGCCAAAGAATTGGCTTTTGTGATGAGGACGATCCTGAAAAAAATGTATGTTTCGCTCAACAACCCGGATTATAACTTTGTGATCAATTCCGCCCCCTGCCACGAAAAGGACGTCGAGTATTTTCACTGGTACATTCAGATCCTTCCCCGGGTCAGCGCGATGGCCGGATTTGAACTTGGTTCGGGGATCTATATCAACACGATGATCCCCGAAGAAGCGGCCAAATATCTGCGCAGTGTCCAGGCCGGATGA
- a CDS encoding transglycosylase SLT domain-containing protein — protein MKRFFIVITLLLSLFLPLSAQTIEGDSDTTAANFTAGLKAAQAGDPARAISLLTAAAEDHSFPLSDYARFEVANLYYQADDFTGAAREFQSLSVSYPQSLLISKALFRLGKSRYNDKNYTAAAKSFDLLLDKYPDFDEAAETRFLIAQSREKNGDWKNAYYAYQETDLYHPLSSYGQRARAAIAKLKKQHQKKLPLYKASEKALFNQGMAYFDQQEYKMAGNIFNRLAREYPKSKFVDEAWIMLGRAEALDNDLDQAVVNLTRAAKNAPSLAGKANYYLGRAYGNRGKYDWGIAVFSKVILNHPESSYAPDALYWRAYFREQVGDINGGLKDYYALVKDYPYCDMVSAAIWRMGKIYYWASDWPNAVTYLHLAQLYPMGSESPRCYFFEAKALERQGNLGAAQEVYKKLAKRFDHTYYAYRAKERLRLTGNPINDEISFNLDNLNEALKTINEKDQAELSTLMDIWLQSKPAEGGTISQAELDLHFQKYKKLMDLGQTAFAAEEAKFLVNGTSDSEKESAQLKLGEVLVRAGRYISAIRFAQRKIESALYSNQLDSVPEKVWQLAYPRGYWATVRKESDKNDIDPYLILAVIREESRFLNNARSNASARGLMQIMPGTGRGIAKQLNLSSYRTSKLNQADTNIKMGTYYLSGLIKSFNNNWYLSLAGYNGGPNRVWRYVKNWYGGNLGAIDIDEFVESIPIRETRLYVQKVMNSYFEYKRLYGGTGS, from the coding sequence ATGAAGCGCTTTTTCATCGTAATAACACTCTTGTTGTCACTTTTTCTTCCCCTCTCGGCCCAAACGATCGAAGGGGACTCCGATACCACTGCGGCCAACTTTACCGCCGGCCTTAAGGCCGCCCAAGCCGGCGACCCCGCTCGGGCAATCAGCCTGCTGACCGCGGCGGCCGAAGATCACTCTTTTCCTTTGAGCGATTACGCCCGCTTTGAAGTAGCCAACCTCTATTACCAGGCTGACGATTTTACCGGCGCGGCCAGAGAGTTCCAGTCTCTATCGGTTAGCTACCCGCAAAGCCTGCTGATCTCCAAAGCTCTCTTCCGGCTGGGCAAAAGCCGTTATAATGATAAGAATTACACCGCCGCGGCCAAATCCTTCGATCTTTTACTGGACAAATATCCCGATTTCGACGAAGCGGCCGAAACCCGCTTCCTGATCGCTCAAAGCCGAGAAAAAAACGGGGACTGGAAAAACGCCTATTACGCTTACCAGGAGACCGATCTTTATCATCCTTTAAGTTCTTACGGCCAAAGAGCAAGAGCGGCAATCGCCAAGCTGAAAAAACAACACCAGAAAAAACTCCCCCTGTACAAAGCGTCGGAAAAAGCGCTGTTCAATCAGGGGATGGCCTATTTCGACCAGCAAGAATACAAAATGGCCGGGAACATTTTCAACCGATTGGCCCGCGAGTACCCGAAAAGCAAGTTCGTCGACGAAGCCTGGATCATGCTCGGCCGGGCCGAAGCGCTCGATAACGATCTCGACCAAGCGGTCGTCAATTTGACTCGCGCCGCTAAAAACGCCCCCAGCCTGGCCGGTAAAGCCAATTATTACCTTGGCCGGGCTTACGGCAATCGGGGAAAGTACGACTGGGGAATCGCCGTTTTCAGCAAGGTGATCTTGAACCATCCCGAATCGAGCTATGCCCCCGACGCCCTTTACTGGCGCGCTTATTTCCGCGAACAGGTCGGCGACATCAACGGCGGATTAAAAGATTACTACGCGCTGGTCAAAGATTATCCCTACTGCGACATGGTTTCCGCCGCCATCTGGCGGATGGGAAAGATCTACTACTGGGCGAGCGACTGGCCGAACGCGGTCACCTATCTTCATCTCGCGCAACTCTACCCGATGGGGAGCGAATCGCCGCGCTGTTATTTCTTTGAGGCCAAGGCGCTGGAACGGCAGGGAAACCTTGGCGCGGCGCAGGAAGTTTACAAAAAGCTGGCCAAACGCTTCGATCACACCTACTACGCTTACCGGGCCAAAGAGCGGCTCCGGTTGACCGGCAACCCGATCAATGACGAGATCTCATTTAACCTAGACAACCTGAACGAGGCGCTAAAAACCATTAACGAAAAAGACCAAGCGGAACTTTCAACCCTGATGGACATCTGGCTACAAAGCAAGCCAGCCGAAGGAGGAACGATCAGCCAGGCCGAGCTCGACCTCCATTTCCAGAAATACAAAAAGCTGATGGACCTGGGACAGACCGCTTTTGCCGCGGAAGAAGCCAAGTTCCTGGTCAACGGGACCTCCGACTCCGAAAAGGAATCGGCCCAACTTAAGCTCGGCGAAGTCCTGGTCCGAGCCGGACGTTACATTTCAGCCATCCGCTTCGCGCAAAGGAAGATCGAGTCCGCCCTCTATTCCAACCAGCTCGATTCCGTTCCGGAAAAGGTCTGGCAGCTCGCTTATCCCCGAGGCTACTGGGCCACCGTCCGCAAAGAATCTGACAAAAACGATATCGACCCTTATCTAATTCTGGCGGTGATCAGGGAAGAGAGCCGTTTTCTTAACAACGCCCGCTCCAACGCTTCGGCCCGAGGCTTAATGCAGATCATGCCGGGGACCGGGCGGGGAATAGCTAAACAATTAAACCTTTCCAGCTACCGGACTTCGAAACTCAATCAGGCCGACACCAACATTAAAATGGGGACCTATTACTTGTCCGGCCTAATTAAAAGCTTCAACAATAACTGGTACCTCTCGCTCGCCGGCTACAACGGCGGCCCGAACCGGGTCTGGCGTTACGTCAAGAACTGGTACGGCGGCAATTTAGGAGCGATCGACATCGACGAGTTCGTGGAAAGCATTCCGATCCGGGAAACCAGGCTCTACGTCCAAAAAGTGATGAACAGCTATTTTGAATATAAGAGGCTTTATGGCGGAACCGGAAGTTAG
- the ruvB gene encoding Holliday junction branch migration DNA helicase RuvB, whose protein sequence is MAEPEVRPEDDQAVEGLRPRRFAGFIGQDQIKKNLRIHIDAVRSRGEALEHLLFYGPPGLGKTTLANIIANEIGANIKITSGPAIERPGDLAAILTNLKEHDILFIDEIHRLNKTVEEVLYPAMEDFALDIIIGKGPSARSIRLDLPKFTLVGATTRIGLLSSPLRDRFGIINRLEYYTQDELKEIVTRAAQKMEISIEDGGANEVAKRARGTPRIAIRFLRRVRDFAQVKGTTSLTGPIAKECLASMGVDEHGLDKIDRKYLSTIIEKFRGGPVGVETIAAGISEAVETIEDVYEPYLLQLGFIERTPRGRAATPNAYKHLGIAIKKQPTDQAGLFKEA, encoded by the coding sequence ATGGCGGAACCGGAAGTTAGGCCGGAAGACGACCAGGCGGTCGAGGGCTTGCGTCCGCGTCGCTTCGCGGGCTTTATCGGCCAGGACCAGATCAAGAAAAACCTGCGGATCCATATCGACGCGGTCCGCTCCAGAGGCGAAGCGCTGGAGCATCTCCTCTTTTACGGCCCGCCGGGCCTGGGTAAAACGACCCTCGCCAACATCATCGCCAACGAGATCGGCGCCAACATCAAGATCACTTCTGGTCCGGCGATCGAACGGCCGGGGGACCTGGCCGCCATCCTGACCAACCTCAAGGAACACGACATTCTTTTTATCGACGAGATCCACCGGCTCAATAAAACCGTGGAAGAGGTCCTTTACCCGGCGATGGAAGATTTTGCCCTCGATATCATTATCGGCAAAGGGCCGAGCGCCCGCTCCATTCGCCTCGACCTGCCAAAGTTCACCCTGGTCGGCGCGACGACCAGGATCGGCCTGCTCTCGTCGCCGCTGCGCGACCGCTTCGGCATCATCAACCGGCTGGAGTATTACACCCAGGACGAACTTAAAGAGATTGTCACCCGGGCCGCCCAAAAAATGGAGATCTCGATCGAAGACGGCGGGGCAAACGAAGTCGCCAAGCGCGCCCGGGGAACCCCCCGAATCGCCATCCGCTTTCTCCGCCGGGTCCGCGACTTTGCCCAGGTCAAAGGGACCACCAGCCTCACCGGCCCGATCGCCAAAGAGTGCCTGGCTTCGATGGGCGTGGACGAGCACGGCTTGGACAAGATCGACCGGAAATATTTGTCGACAATCATCGAGAAGTTCCGGGGGGGGCCGGTCGGCGTGGAAACGATCGCCGCCGGGATTTCCGAAGCCGTTGAAACAATTGAAGATGTTTATGAGCCCTATTTGCTTCAGCTCGGCTTTATCGAACGGACCCCGCGCGGCCGGGCCGCAACCCCCAACGCTTACAAGCATCTCGGCATCGCGATCAAAAAACAACCTACCGACCAGGCCGGATTATTCAAGGAGGCTTAA
- the hisB gene encoding imidazoleglycerol-phosphate dehydratase HisB gives MRKAKLHRQTKETDIKIDLTIEGKGKSEINYPIPYLTHMFTLFAKHGLFDLKIAAKGDLEIDLHHLVEDTGLALGEAFAKALGKKLKIERYGHALLPMDESLADVKAAIDISGRPHFTFKAKFPKELVYAEIGTERVKLSLDAEMLREFFEAFVYKAGVSLHIELVRGKNTHHKVEAIFKAFGVALQRACAINPRKSGVPSTKGVL, from the coding sequence ATGAGAAAAGCGAAACTACACCGTCAAACCAAAGAAACCGACATCAAGATCGACTTGACCATTGAAGGGAAGGGGAAAAGCGAGATCAACTACCCGATCCCCTACCTCACCCACATGTTCACCCTGTTTGCCAAACACGGGCTCTTCGACCTGAAAATTGCCGCCAAAGGGGACCTGGAGATCGATCTCCATCATTTAGTAGAAGATACCGGCTTGGCCTTAGGCGAGGCCTTTGCCAAGGCGCTGGGAAAGAAGCTCAAGATCGAACGCTACGGCCACGCCCTCCTGCCAATGGACGAATCGTTGGCCGACGTCAAAGCGGCAATCGACATCTCCGGCCGCCCTCATTTTACCTTCAAAGCCAAATTCCCCAAAGAGTTGGTCTACGCGGAAATCGGGACTGAAAGGGTTAAGCTCTCCTTGGACGCGGAAATGTTGCGCGAGTTTTTTGAAGCGTTCGTTTATAAAGCGGGAGTCTCCCTGCATATCGAACTGGTCCGGGGGAAAAATACCCACCACAAGGTCGAAGCGATCTTTAAGGCTTTCGGGGTCGCCCTCCAGCGGGCCTGCGCCATTAATCCCCGGAAGAGCGGAGTTCCATCGACCAAAGGGGTTTTGTGA
- a CDS encoding UPF0280 family protein — MVYQERAYRNYINAEDLVRFELVEKETDLLIQANVNLYDKAMGSVIKHRGLLEQFIESNPKFLKSLSPVRVFFGAPAIVRAMAGAARKAKVGPMAAVAGTLAQFIGRDLLPFTEELIIENGGDIFLRLVKPRKLTVYAGNSPFSEKVCVELDPGKEPFSISMSSGHSGRSVGFGKADLVLVTSRDGSLADAASTAINNVIKDPSDIEPGLAVARKIRDLDGVLIIKDDQMGMLGKIKLVAA; from the coding sequence ATGGTTTACCAGGAAAGAGCTTACCGCAACTATATTAACGCCGAGGACCTGGTCCGTTTCGAACTGGTCGAGAAAGAGACCGACCTGCTGATCCAGGCTAATGTTAACCTTTACGATAAGGCGATGGGGAGCGTCATCAAACACCGCGGCCTCCTCGAGCAATTCATCGAATCAAACCCGAAATTTTTAAAGTCGCTCTCCCCGGTCCGCGTTTTTTTTGGCGCGCCGGCAATCGTCAGGGCAATGGCAGGGGCGGCCAGGAAAGCTAAAGTCGGACCAATGGCCGCGGTCGCCGGGACCCTCGCCCAATTCATCGGCCGGGATCTTTTGCCGTTTACCGAAGAACTGATCATTGAAAACGGCGGGGACATTTTCCTTCGCCTGGTCAAGCCGCGCAAGCTGACCGTCTACGCCGGGAATTCCCCCTTTTCGGAAAAGGTCTGCGTGGAACTCGACCCGGGGAAAGAGCCCTTCTCGATTTCCATGTCGTCGGGTCACTCCGGCCGCTCGGTCGGTTTCGGCAAAGCTGATCTTGTTTTGGTCACTTCTCGTGACGGCTCCCTGGCCGACGCCGCTTCGACCGCCATCAATAATGTCATTAAAGATCCGTCCGACATCGAGCCAGGCCTGGCGGTCGCCCGGAAGATCCGCGATTTAGACGGGGTCCTGATTATTAAAGACGATCAGATGGGGATGCTGGGGAAGATCAAACTAGTCGCGGCTTAG
- a CDS encoding secretin and TonB N-terminal domain-containing protein, producing MKKLGMLLLLLLLAKSSGAENIPRLDFENAPVLEVVQALARSRGFDLVMAGDPAALQGKRVTVHLKNISLEEAIETILRTNGLCFEQKGRTYLISSLPQDLNASGYRATVDQLLLKYLPASRTAELLGKLFPGAIFQAGERGTSVLFRGKESELNEAKELLAKIDRPIPQILIESKVVELSRNDSTRLGIAYGNGGVKFATIAETKKTDLGENITSTLNALIAGGKANVLATPRIATLDNREAVINIGNRVPYAVPVGGNSTTAQWTVEYLDAGVRLKVLPQLGQDGALTIQLQPEVSSIAEWRTTTAGDFPVIATRNAATTVRVKDGETIVIGGLLSEVERENVARLPLLGYLPLIGLLFQNKTVEKEKTEIVFMVTPRVI from the coding sequence GTGAAAAAGCTGGGGATGTTGTTGTTATTATTATTGCTGGCAAAAAGTTCAGGAGCGGAAAACATCCCGCGACTCGATTTTGAGAACGCGCCGGTACTGGAGGTGGTACAAGCGCTGGCCAGAAGCCGCGGCTTCGATCTGGTCATGGCGGGGGATCCGGCCGCCCTGCAGGGAAAACGGGTGACCGTTCATCTGAAAAATATCTCCCTGGAAGAGGCGATCGAAACGATCCTGCGGACCAACGGTCTTTGTTTCGAGCAAAAAGGACGGACTTATTTGATCTCCTCTCTGCCGCAGGATTTGAACGCCAGCGGTTACCGGGCGACAGTTGACCAGTTATTATTAAAGTATTTACCGGCGAGTAGAACAGCGGAACTGCTGGGAAAGCTTTTCCCGGGGGCGATTTTTCAGGCGGGAGAGCGAGGGACTTCGGTTTTGTTCCGGGGAAAGGAGTCGGAGCTAAACGAAGCGAAAGAGTTGCTGGCGAAGATCGACCGGCCGATCCCGCAGATCCTGATCGAAAGCAAGGTGGTGGAGCTTTCCCGGAACGATTCAACTCGCCTGGGGATCGCCTATGGCAATGGCGGGGTTAAGTTCGCAACCATTGCTGAAACGAAAAAAACCGATCTGGGCGAGAATATTACTTCAACTCTTAATGCTCTGATCGCCGGGGGAAAAGCCAATGTTCTGGCGACTCCCCGGATCGCGACGCTCGACAATCGGGAGGCGGTCATTAATATCGGGAACAGAGTCCCTTACGCTGTGCCGGTCGGCGGGAATTCGACTACCGCTCAATGGACGGTTGAATATCTTGACGCCGGAGTTAGGCTTAAGGTCCTACCGCAACTGGGACAAGACGGCGCCCTGACGATCCAACTCCAGCCGGAAGTTTCTTCGATCGCTGAATGGCGGACGACGACGGCGGGCGATTTTCCGGTGATCGCGACCCGGAATGCCGCGACGACTGTTCGGGTCAAAGACGGCGAAACGATCGTGATCGGGGGCTTGCTCTCGGAGGTTGAAAGAGAAAATGTGGCCCGCTTGCCGCTCCTAGGGTATTTGCCGCTGATCGGTCTCCTGTTTCAGAACAAAACGGTCGAGAAAGAAAAGACGGAGATTGTCTTTATGGTTACCCCTCGCGTGATCTAA
- a CDS encoding carboxypeptidase-like regulatory domain-containing protein, producing MANLIKLVVCLLFFTLSGCGDMEGTVTSITINPPTITVGINQTQYFSAVAKDNNGQIISVTPTWSVTGGIGSISSGGILTATTTDCSGTVVATVNSVSGSSLVTITSKGWVEGRVTDELGIRVNGMKISIKSLALVAFTDSNGDYSIANVPQGHYEIWSDESSTLYHPASVEATVNMGERSKFHNFTLIYFSKPPDTTSPDPSTLLGVTRQ from the coding sequence ATGGCAAACTTAATTAAGCTTGTTGTTTGTTTGTTATTTTTTACGCTCTCCGGTTGCGGCGACATGGAAGGAACCGTCACTTCGATCACGATCAATCCCCCTACGATCACCGTCGGGATTAACCAAACCCAGTATTTTTCAGCTGTCGCCAAAGACAACAACGGACAAATTATTTCAGTTACGCCAACCTGGTCGGTAACTGGCGGGATCGGATCTATTTCATCCGGCGGAATATTGACCGCGACGACGACCGATTGCTCCGGCACTGTTGTCGCCACGGTCAATTCGGTCTCCGGCAGCTCGCTGGTGACCATTACCTCGAAAGGGTGGGTTGAAGGGCGGGTGACCGATGAGCTTGGTATTCGAGTCAATGGGATGAAGATCTCGATTAAAAGTCTTGCCTTAGTCGCTTTTACCGATTCGAATGGCGACTATAGCATTGCCAATGTGCCGCAGGGACATTATGAGATTTGGAGTGACGAGAGTTCGACTCTTTACCATCCCGCGTCAGTTGAAGCAACTGTAAATATGGGGGAAAGATCGAAGTTTCACAATTTCACCCTTATCTATTTTAGTAAGCCGCCAGACACAACCTCCCCCGATCCTTCTACTCTACTCGGCGTTACCAGGCAATAA
- a CDS encoding dihydroorotase has translation MTKLLIKNGQVVDPAASINGQRDILIENGKVAAVGKRLQAGGAKVIDAKGLLVMPGLIDMHTHLRDPGRPEKETIASGSRAAALGGFTTICCMANTNPPLDNPALISYVVNKAEKEAVVNVKPIAAITKGLKGDEITEMGRCVAEGAIAFSDDGHPVTRSDVMRRGIEYAKQFNKPLISHCEDVNLSSGGAMNESQLSTEIGLPGIPALAEEIMIARDLLLAKQYGRVHIAHVSSAGAVKLIRQAKREGTPVTCETCPHYFALTEEAVRNYDTNAKVSPPLKAEKDRKEIIRALKDGTIDAIATDHAPHTLEEKNVEFSLAANGLIGLETALSLAFTKLLPAGLNLKELVNLMSASPARILGLAGKGTLAVGADADLIIVDPKAEWVVDPNQSASNSRNTPFTGWKLKGKVLHTIVNGQQVVKDGKLN, from the coding sequence GAGAACGGCAAGGTCGCGGCGGTCGGGAAACGGCTGCAGGCCGGCGGCGCCAAAGTGATCGACGCGAAAGGCCTGCTGGTCATGCCGGGACTGATCGATATGCACACGCATCTCCGCGATCCCGGCCGGCCGGAGAAAGAGACGATTGCCAGCGGTTCGCGGGCGGCCGCGCTCGGCGGCTTCACGACGATCTGCTGCATGGCTAATACCAACCCGCCGCTCGACAATCCGGCGCTCATTAGTTATGTGGTCAACAAAGCGGAGAAGGAAGCGGTCGTTAACGTCAAACCGATCGCCGCTATTACCAAGGGATTGAAGGGGGACGAGATTACAGAAATGGGACGCTGCGTTGCCGAAGGGGCGATTGCTTTCTCTGACGACGGCCACCCGGTCACCCGGAGCGACGTTATGCGCCGGGGAATAGAATACGCCAAACAGTTTAACAAGCCGCTTATCTCTCATTGCGAGGACGTGAATTTGTCCAGCGGCGGAGCGATGAATGAGAGCCAGTTGTCGACCGAGATCGGGCTTCCCGGGATTCCGGCGCTGGCCGAAGAGATCATGATCGCCAGGGATCTGCTCCTGGCCAAACAATACGGCCGGGTCCATATCGCCCATGTCTCTTCCGCCGGAGCGGTCAAACTGATCCGTCAGGCCAAAAGAGAGGGGACGCCGGTGACTTGCGAAACCTGCCCGCATTATTTTGCCCTGACCGAGGAAGCGGTCCGGAATTACGATACTAACGCTAAAGTCAGTCCCCCGCTCAAAGCGGAAAAAGACCGGAAGGAAATTATCCGCGCGCTCAAGGATGGGACGATCGACGCGATCGCGACCGACCATGCTCCCCACACGTTGGAAGAAAAGAACGTCGAGTTCAGTTTAGCCGCCAACGGTTTGATCGGTTTAGAGACCGCCTTGAGCCTGGCCTTCACCAAACTTTTACCGGCCGGTCTCAACTTGAAAGAGCTTGTGAATCTGATGTCGGCCTCTCCCGCCCGGATCCTCGGCTTAGCGGGCAAAGGGACGCTCGCGGTTGGCGCCGATGCCGACTTGATCATTGTCGACCCGAAAGCGGAATGGGTTGTCGATCCCAATCAATCGGCCTCTAATAGCCGCAACACGCCGTTTACCGGCTGGAAATTAAAAGGGAAAGTCCTTCATACCATCGTGAATGGCCAACAAGTCGTCAAAGATGGCAAACTTAATTAA